Proteins co-encoded in one Syntrophus gentianae genomic window:
- a CDS encoding hybrid sensor histidine kinase/response regulator: MSSMDDRPDDTAARRRQAEDIATREQVARLPEVPETLSHEEALQVLHELRIHQIELEMQNEELHRTQAELENSRARYFDLYDLAPVGYFSLSEKGMILEANLTAATLLGVTRDSLVKQPLSRFILPEDQDIYYRHRRQFQETGKPKTCELRMVRSDSTQFWVRFVTTITRDFDGNRMDRTVMTEITEQKHLEAEKEILEAKNRQLQKAESLGCMAGAIAHHFNNQLTAVLGNLELAMITLSQGMLPHENVRAAMKASRLAAEVSSLMLTYLGQTFVKRETLDLSESCRQTLRTLRTAIPRNVSVTMDLPIPGLVIKANAIEMKQILTNLLTNAWEAIGEGQGAIHLTLGIVSPAEIPIVHRFPVDWQPQNHNYACLEVADKGSGIADMDIEKIFDPFFSSKFTGRGLGAAVILGIVRAYGGAVTVESKLGLGSTFRIFFPVPYEEIHLQQLKVERAETADKSLKRDRGGKVLLVEDEEAVRITTAAMLTRLGYTVVKASDGVEALAVFGQHRNEISFVLCDLTMPRMDGWETLTALRKLAPGIPVILTSGYNEVQVMAGDHPEQPQVFLNKPYTLNDLDNAINRSAL; this comes from the coding sequence ATGAGCAGTATGGATGATCGACCCGATGACACCGCTGCACGGCGCCGGCAGGCCGAAGATATCGCCACCCGGGAGCAAGTGGCCCGGCTGCCGGAAGTCCCGGAGACACTGTCGCATGAAGAAGCGCTGCAGGTACTCCACGAATTACGGATTCACCAGATCGAGTTGGAGATGCAGAACGAGGAGCTGCACCGGACGCAGGCAGAACTGGAAAACTCCCGGGCACGTTACTTCGACCTCTACGATCTGGCACCGGTAGGTTATTTTTCCCTAAGTGAAAAGGGAATGATCTTGGAAGCCAATCTCACCGCCGCCACCCTCTTAGGCGTTACAAGAGACTCACTGGTCAAGCAGCCATTATCCCGTTTTATCCTTCCAGAGGACCAGGATATTTACTACCGGCATCGCAGACAATTTCAGGAAACGGGCAAACCAAAAACATGCGAATTGAGAATGGTGAGAAGCGACAGCACCCAATTCTGGGTACGATTTGTGACAACCATAACACGGGACTTTGACGGCAATCGCATGGACCGCACCGTGATGACTGAAATCACCGAGCAAAAGCATCTTGAGGCGGAAAAGGAAATTCTCGAAGCTAAAAACCGGCAGCTCCAGAAGGCCGAAAGCCTGGGATGCATGGCCGGAGCCATTGCCCACCACTTCAATAACCAGCTTACTGCGGTTTTGGGAAACCTGGAACTGGCCATGATCACGCTGTCTCAAGGTATGTTGCCTCATGAAAACGTTCGTGCCGCCATGAAAGCTTCTCGCCTGGCAGCGGAGGTGAGTAGTCTGATGCTTACCTACCTTGGTCAAACATTCGTAAAACGGGAAACGCTGGATCTTTCCGAGTCCTGTCGCCAAACTCTGCGTACGCTTCGAACTGCCATACCCAGAAACGTGAGCGTGACGATGGATCTGCCCATTCCCGGCCTGGTTATCAAAGCGAACGCAATCGAGATGAAACAAATCCTGACAAACCTGCTGACCAATGCCTGGGAGGCTATCGGAGAGGGTCAGGGCGCCATTCACCTGACCCTCGGAATTGTTTCCCCGGCGGAAATTCCCATAGTGCATCGTTTCCCCGTAGACTGGCAACCGCAGAATCATAACTATGCCTGTCTGGAAGTTGCGGATAAGGGAAGCGGGATTGCGGACATGGATATCGAGAAAATCTTCGACCCGTTTTTTTCCAGTAAATTTACCGGCCGGGGACTGGGGGCGGCTGTGATTCTGGGGATTGTCCGGGCGTACGGCGGTGCCGTCACAGTGGAGAGCAAGCTTGGATTAGGGAGTACCTTTCGTATCTTTTTCCCGGTACCTTATGAAGAAATCCATCTTCAACAGCTTAAGGTGGAACGAGCGGAAACCGCGGACAAGAGCCTTAAAAGGGACAGAGGAGGTAAAGTACTGCTCGTCGAAGACGAGGAGGCTGTGCGCATCACGACCGCAGCCATGCTCACTCGTCTCGGTTATACGGTGGTAAAAGCGAGTGACGGCGTTGAAGCCTTGGCGGTATTCGGACAGCACCGGAACGAAATCAGCTTTGTACTTTGCGACCTGACTATGCCTCGCATGGACGGCTGGGAGACATTGACGGCATTGCGCAAACTTGCACCAGGCATCCCTGTGATCTTGACCAGTGGCTACAACGAAGTCCAGGTGATGGCAGGCGACCATCCCGAACAGCCTCAGGTATTCTTAAACAAGCCCTATACGCTTAATGATCTCGATAATGCGATTAATCGATCCGCGTTATAG